The Breoghania sp. genome has a segment encoding these proteins:
- a CDS encoding pyridoxine 5'-phosphate synthase gives MTAHQRLGINIDHVATVRNARGGDAPSPLRAALMAQAAGADGITAHLREDRRHIRDSDIADLVANIDIPLNLEMAATDEMRDIALKARPHAACIVPEKREERTTEGGLDAEGGFKTLQPLVEALYDADIRVSLFIEPDIRQIDAARALGAPVIELHTGAYCEAALAGDEPARQGHLARIREAARHAAHIGLEVHAGHGLTYDTVTDIAAIPEIRELNIGHFLIGEAIFLGLGPAIAEMRRLMDAARTGIGA, from the coding sequence ATGACCGCGCACCAGCGCCTCGGTATCAACATCGATCACGTGGCTACCGTCCGCAATGCCCGCGGCGGCGACGCCCCCTCCCCGTTGCGCGCGGCCCTCATGGCGCAGGCAGCTGGTGCCGACGGCATCACCGCACATCTGCGTGAAGATCGCCGCCACATCAGGGACAGCGATATCGCCGATCTCGTCGCCAATATCGATATTCCGTTGAATCTCGAAATGGCGGCCACCGACGAGATGCGCGACATCGCCCTCAAAGCCCGCCCGCATGCGGCGTGTATCGTCCCGGAAAAGCGTGAGGAGCGCACCACGGAAGGCGGTCTGGACGCCGAAGGCGGCTTCAAGACGCTCCAGCCGCTGGTCGAAGCTCTTTACGACGCCGATATCCGCGTTTCGCTCTTCATCGAGCCCGACATCCGGCAGATCGACGCCGCCCGCGCGCTTGGCGCTCCGGTCATCGAGCTGCACACCGGCGCCTATTGCGAGGCAGCACTTGCCGGTGATGAGCCCGCCCGTCAGGGGCATCTCGCCCGCATTCGCGAAGCCGCCCGGCACGCGGCCCATATCGGGCTTGAGGTGCATGCGGGCCACGGCCTGACCTACGACACGGTCACCGATATTGCCGCCATCCCTGAAATCCGGGAGCTGAATATCGGCCATTTCCTGATTGGCGAGGCGATTTTTCTGGGTCTTGGCCCCGCAATTGCCGAAATGCGCCGTTTGATGGATGCCGCGAGGACGGGAATCGGCGCCTGA
- a CDS encoding DUF2062 domain-containing protein, translating to MLFQRRDPPRLAEKVRIALWPRHSFARSAKYFSKRVLRVTATPHAIALGFAAGAFASFTPFVGFHFLLGFIIAALLGGNILSSALGTAVGNPLTFPLIWTSTYRLGRLVLGHANGQHPHHKLNLDLLSQSFDAIWPIFKPMLIGSIPLGAIAAAISYFVIYGMVRTYQMARRERLSARREASRARAAAPIHPGTMEPPIDPSMDAGRAE from the coding sequence ATGCTGTTTCAGCGCCGTGATCCTCCCCGCCTTGCCGAAAAGGTCCGCATCGCACTCTGGCCGCGACACAGCTTCGCGCGCTCCGCGAAATACTTCTCCAAGCGTGTTTTGCGCGTGACAGCGACCCCACACGCCATTGCGCTGGGGTTTGCGGCGGGGGCATTTGCCTCCTTCACGCCGTTTGTGGGCTTCCACTTCCTGCTCGGCTTCATCATCGCGGCGCTTCTGGGCGGGAACATCCTGTCTTCTGCGCTGGGCACAGCCGTGGGCAATCCCCTCACCTTCCCGCTGATCTGGACCTCCACCTATCGGCTCGGTCGTCTGGTGCTGGGGCATGCCAACGGACAACATCCCCATCACAAGCTGAACCTGGACCTGCTCAGCCAGTCCTTCGATGCAATCTGGCCGATCTTCAAGCCGATGCTGATTGGCTCCATTCCGCTTGGCGCGATTGCAGCCGCTATTTCCTATTTCGTGATTTATGGCATGGTGCGGACATACCAGATGGCGCGCCGCGAGCGTCTTTCCGCCCGCCGGGAAGCGTCCCGCGCGCGCGCTGCCGCCCCTATCCATCCCGGCACCATGGAGCCGCCCATAGATCCCTCCATGGATGCAGGACGAGCGGAGTAG
- the pyrE gene encoding orotate phosphoribosyltransferase gives MTKDEVLAIFRESGAILEGHFILSSGLRSPVFLQKARVFQYPDRTEILCRALAERVRAADLGRIDYIVSPALGGIIPGYETARHLKVPAIWVEREGGEFRLRRFEMEKRARVIVVEDIVSTGLSSRETVEALKAMGAEVLACACLIDRSAGEANCGVPLIALAEYKVPAYPADALPPELAALPAVKPGSRGLA, from the coding sequence ATGACGAAGGACGAGGTACTGGCCATTTTCCGCGAGTCCGGCGCTATTCTGGAGGGGCATTTCATTCTCTCCTCCGGACTGCGAAGCCCGGTCTTTTTGCAAAAGGCCCGCGTCTTTCAGTATCCGGACCGCACCGAAATCCTGTGCCGCGCGCTGGCGGAGAGGGTCCGCGCGGCGGATCTGGGTCGGATCGACTACATCGTTTCGCCCGCTTTGGGCGGCATCATTCCCGGCTACGAGACAGCGCGCCATCTGAAGGTTCCCGCCATCTGGGTGGAGCGCGAAGGTGGCGAATTCCGCCTGCGTCGCTTCGAGATGGAAAAGCGCGCGCGCGTCATCGTGGTGGAGGACATCGTCTCAACGGGACTGTCGTCGCGTGAGACCGTGGAAGCCCTGAAAGCCATGGGGGCGGAGGTTCTGGCCTGCGCCTGCCTTATTGATCGTTCTGCTGGCGAGGCAAATTGCGGAGTTCCGCTGATCGCCCTTGCCGAGTACAAGGTGCCCGCCTATCCGGCCGACGCCCTGCCGCCCGAACTGGCCGCCCTTCCCGCGGTTAAGCCGGGCAGCCGAGGGCTCGCCTGA
- a CDS encoding bifunctional (p)ppGpp synthetase/guanosine-3',5'-bis(diphosphate) 3'-pyrophosphohydrolase translates to MMRQYELVERVNRYNPTTDEALLNKAYVYAMQKHGMQTRASGDPYFSHPLEVAAILTDLRLDDATIAVALLHDTIEDTDATRTEIDTIFGEEIGKLVEGLTKISRLDLVSRRAKQAENFRKLLLAIADDVRVLLVKLADRLHNMRTLHFVKEDERRNRIAEETMEIYAPLAGRMGMQDMRSELEDLAFQILNPQAYQTITERLNALREKNAALIGDIERNLTEQLAERQITSTVRGRMKRPYSIFRKMEQKSIGFEQLSDIYGFRVLVDDVETCYSVLGIVHTRWASVPGRFKDYISTPKQNDYRSIHTTVVGPARQRVELQIRTNEMHRVAEFGIAAHALYKDGVKGGRNIARLTDESRAYAWLRQTIDMLSQGDTPEEFLENTKLELFHDQVFCFTPKGRLIALPRGATPIDFAYAVHTDIGNTTVGCKINGQLVPLITELRNGDEVEIIRSGAQKPMDDWLNIAVTGKARAAIRRALREAQREKYAALGRHILQRGFERRGLELNDPILAPVLLRFSQASVTDLMAAVGRSDIHASDVLNVIDPTHEETGEQATADRVKPTGISPEEGWFDLEGESSLKFRVPAGATKETAALPIRGLKGNLPIRFAPDGGAVPGDRIVGILTPGEGITIYPIHSASLKDFDDYDQWLDVRWDIEGDHEERFPARVAVSTVNEPGSLAEIARIISQNDGNIDNIRMIGRAHDFHEMTIDLEVWDLKHLNRIINQLRGASVVANVQRKND, encoded by the coding sequence ATGATGCGTCAATACGAGCTCGTTGAACGGGTCAACCGCTATAATCCGACCACTGACGAGGCCCTTCTCAACAAGGCCTACGTCTATGCCATGCAGAAGCACGGCATGCAGACGCGCGCCTCCGGCGACCCCTATTTCTCGCATCCCCTCGAAGTCGCGGCCATCCTGACCGACCTGCGCCTGGACGACGCCACCATTGCCGTCGCCCTGCTGCACGACACCATCGAGGACACCGATGCGACCCGCACCGAGATCGACACCATCTTTGGTGAGGAGATCGGCAAGCTGGTGGAGGGGCTGACCAAGATCAGCCGTCTCGATCTCGTCTCGCGGCGCGCCAAGCAGGCGGAGAATTTCCGCAAATTGCTGCTGGCGATTGCCGACGACGTGCGCGTCCTGCTGGTCAAGCTGGCCGACCGTCTTCACAACATGCGCACGCTGCATTTCGTCAAGGAAGACGAGCGCCGCAACCGCATTGCCGAAGAGACGATGGAAATCTATGCGCCGCTGGCCGGGCGCATGGGCATGCAGGACATGCGCTCCGAACTGGAAGACCTCGCCTTCCAGATCCTCAATCCGCAGGCCTACCAGACGATCACCGAACGGCTGAACGCGCTGCGCGAGAAAAATGCTGCCCTGATCGGCGATATCGAGCGCAATCTGACGGAGCAGCTGGCCGAGCGCCAGATCACCTCCACGGTGCGCGGGCGCATGAAGCGTCCCTATTCCATCTTCCGCAAGATGGAGCAGAAATCGATCGGCTTCGAACAGCTTTCCGATATTTACGGATTCCGCGTGCTCGTTGACGATGTGGAGACCTGCTATTCGGTCCTTGGCATTGTCCATACACGGTGGGCGAGCGTTCCCGGTCGCTTCAAGGACTACATCTCCACGCCCAAGCAGAACGACTATCGCTCCATCCACACCACCGTGGTCGGGCCGGCGCGCCAGCGTGTGGAGCTGCAGATCCGCACCAACGAGATGCACCGTGTCGCCGAATTCGGTATCGCGGCTCATGCGCTTTACAAGGATGGCGTGAAGGGCGGACGCAACATCGCACGCCTGACCGATGAATCGCGCGCCTATGCGTGGTTGCGCCAGACCATCGACATGCTGTCGCAGGGCGACACGCCGGAAGAGTTCCTGGAAAACACCAAGCTTGAGCTCTTCCACGACCAGGTCTTCTGCTTCACGCCCAAGGGCCGCCTGATCGCCCTGCCGCGCGGTGCAACCCCCATCGACTTCGCCTATGCCGTCCACACCGACATCGGCAACACGACGGTTGGCTGCAAGATCAACGGTCAGCTGGTGCCGCTCATCACGGAGCTTCGCAATGGCGACGAGGTGGAGATCATCCGCTCCGGCGCCCAGAAGCCGATGGATGACTGGCTGAACATCGCGGTGACCGGCAAGGCGCGCGCTGCGATCCGCCGGGCCTTGCGCGAAGCACAGCGCGAGAAATACGCCGCGCTCGGCCGTCATATCCTCCAGCGCGGCTTTGAGCGGCGCGGTCTGGAGCTGAACGACCCGATCCTCGCGCCGGTGTTGCTGCGCTTTTCGCAGGCGAGCGTCACGGATCTGATGGCGGCTGTCGGCCGTAGCGACATTCATGCCTCCGACGTGCTCAACGTCATCGACCCGACCCACGAGGAGACGGGCGAACAGGCGACTGCGGACCGCGTCAAGCCCACCGGCATTTCGCCCGAAGAGGGCTGGTTCGATCTGGAGGGCGAGTCGAGCCTCAAATTCCGGGTTCCGGCTGGCGCAACGAAGGAAACCGCGGCCCTGCCGATCCGAGGATTGAAAGGCAATCTTCCCATCCGCTTTGCCCCCGATGGCGGAGCAGTGCCGGGAGACCGTATTGTCGGCATCCTGACGCCTGGAGAAGGCATCACGATCTACCCGATCCACTCCGCTTCGCTGAAGGATTTCGACGATTACGACCAGTGGCTCGACGTGCGTTGGGACATTGAAGGCGATCACGAGGAACGCTTTCCCGCCCGTGTTGCGGTGTCAACGGTCAACGAACCGGGATCTCTGGCAGAGATCGCAAGGATCATCAGCCAGAATGACGGCAACATCGACAACATTCGAATGATCGGGCGGGCGCACGATTTTCACGAGATGACAATCGATCTCGAAGTATGGGATCTGAAGCACCTCAATCGCATCATCAATCAGTTGCGCGGGGCCTCGGTCGTCGCCAACGTGCAACGCAAGAACGACTGA
- the rpoZ gene encoding DNA-directed RNA polymerase subunit omega, with product MARVTVEDCIDKVDNRFDLVLLASHRARMIASGSPLTIDRDNDKNPVVALREIAEQTVSPEDLKEDLIHSLQKYVEVDEPEPEAVPMVPSAAAAAAGPADSAEPPMEFDRMSEEDLLKGLEGLVPPDRSDDY from the coding sequence ATGGCGCGCGTGACCGTCGAAGATTGCATCGATAAGGTCGATAACCGCTTCGATCTGGTGCTGCTGGCCAGCCATCGTGCCCGGATGATTGCATCCGGCTCGCCGCTGACCATCGATCGCGACAATGACAAGAACCCGGTCGTCGCCCTGCGCGAAATCGCGGAACAGACCGTCAGCCCCGAAGATCTCAAGGAAGATCTGATCCACTCGCTTCAGAAATACGTCGAAGTGGACGAGCCGGAGCCGGAAGCTGTCCCGATGGTGCCCAGCGCAGCCGCAGCTGCCGCAGGCCCCGCTGATTCCGCCGAGCCGCCGATGGAGTTCGATCGCATGTCGGAAGAAGACCTGCTGAAGGGCCTGGAAGGGCTCGTTCCGCCGGATCGCAGCGACGACTACTGA
- a CDS encoding NYN domain-containing protein, translating to MFDPREKVALFIDGANLYATAKSLGFDIDYKRLLKEFQGKGYLLRAYYYTALVEDQEYSSIRPLIDWLDYNGYKVVTKPVKEFIDASGRRKIKGSMDIELAVDAMEMAEHVDHLVLFSGDGDFRSLVEAVQRRGRKVSVVSTLQTQPPMIADDLRRQADHFIDLNALANKIGRDPSERQQRQAEREREEEYDDL from the coding sequence ATGTTTGACCCGCGTGAGAAGGTTGCGTTGTTCATCGATGGCGCAAACCTCTATGCAACTGCAAAGTCTCTTGGTTTTGACATCGACTACAAGCGGCTTCTCAAGGAATTTCAGGGCAAGGGATATCTTCTGAGGGCGTACTATTATACCGCCCTTGTTGAGGATCAAGAGTATTCGTCCATTCGCCCGCTGATCGATTGGCTTGATTACAATGGCTACAAGGTCGTGACGAAGCCGGTCAAAGAATTCATCGATGCTTCCGGTCGCCGCAAGATCAAGGGCAGCATGGATATCGAACTTGCTGTCGATGCCATGGAAATGGCCGAACATGTCGATCATCTGGTGCTCTTCTCCGGCGATGGTGATTTTCGCTCGCTCGTGGAAGCTGTCCAGCGTCGCGGTCGCAAGGTTTCGGTCGTCTCCACGCTGCAGACCCAGCCGCCGATGATCGCCGACGATCTGCGCCGTCAGGCCGATCACTTCATCGACCTCAATGCGCTGGCCAACAAGATCGGCCGCGATCCGTCCGAGCGTCAGCAGCGTCAGGCGGAGCGTGAGCGCGAAGAGGAATATGACGATCTCTGA
- a CDS encoding uracil-DNA glycosylase produces MSSASQSASVCDPDRDCPLCPRLVEFREFHRAREPEWFNAPVPSFLPRGGPESVRLLIVGLAPGLRGANKSGRPFTGDYAGDLLYETLDLYGFSRGTFQARPDDGLELVGAAITNAVRCVPPENKPTGPEIKACRPFLINTLAEMPNLGGILALGRVAHETVLTTLGKRRAAYPFAHNAAHDMGDFTLFDSYHCSRYNTNTGRLTTQMFRDVFDAIAAHLN; encoded by the coding sequence ATGTCTTCTGCGTCTCAGTCAGCCTCCGTGTGCGATCCGGATCGGGATTGCCCGCTCTGTCCCAGGCTGGTCGAGTTTCGCGAGTTCCATCGTGCGCGCGAACCGGAGTGGTTCAACGCGCCTGTGCCGAGCTTTCTGCCGCGTGGCGGCCCTGAGAGTGTGCGGCTTCTGATCGTTGGCCTTGCACCGGGGCTGCGTGGCGCCAACAAGTCGGGGCGGCCTTTCACGGGGGACTACGCTGGGGATCTCCTTTACGAGACGCTCGATCTCTACGGCTTTTCGCGCGGCACGTTTCAGGCGCGGCCCGATGACGGGTTGGAGCTGGTGGGCGCGGCGATCACCAACGCCGTGCGCTGCGTTCCGCCGGAGAACAAGCCGACGGGACCCGAGATCAAGGCCTGCCGTCCCTTCCTGATCAACACCCTGGCGGAGATGCCCAATCTCGGGGGCATCCTGGCACTCGGGCGGGTTGCGCACGAGACGGTTCTGACGACGCTTGGCAAGCGTCGCGCCGCCTATCCGTTCGCGCATAACGCAGCGCATGACATGGGCGACTTCACGCTTTTCGACAGCTATCACTGCTCGCGCTACAACACGAATACCGGACGGCTCACGACGCAGATGTTCCGGGATGTCTTCGATGCGATCGCTGCGCATCTGAACTGA
- a CDS encoding arginyltransferase: MTKPITDNPQFYLTAPSPCPYLPDQEERKVFTHLVGERATFLNDILTHGGFRRSQNIAYRPACDNCRACTSVRVLVDDFDYTRSLRRIRNAGRIYVGKEGPPTPSTEQYELFRRYLGTRHSDGGMADMRLLDYALMIEDTHVDTILLEYRRRAEDRPDLPEEDRGDGPLVAAALTDVLSDGLSMVYSFFEPEMSHFSFGTYLILDHIERARKMGLPYVYLGYWVPGSKKMEYKTRFQPQERLGPQGWMPTQRR, translated from the coding sequence CGGACAATCCGCAGTTTTATCTGACAGCCCCTTCTCCCTGTCCCTACCTGCCGGACCAGGAAGAGCGAAAGGTATTCACCCATCTTGTGGGCGAGAGGGCGACATTCCTCAACGACATCCTGACCCATGGCGGCTTTCGTCGTTCCCAGAACATCGCCTATCGCCCTGCCTGCGACAATTGCCGGGCCTGCACGTCCGTCCGGGTGCTCGTCGATGACTTCGACTACACCCGCTCCCTGCGCCGCATCCGCAATGCAGGCCGCATCTACGTGGGCAAGGAAGGGCCGCCAACCCCATCCACCGAGCAATACGAGCTTTTCCGCCGCTATCTCGGCACCCGTCACAGCGATGGCGGCATGGCCGACATGCGACTGCTCGACTACGCCCTGATGATCGAGGACACCCACGTCGACACAATCCTCTTGGAGTATCGACGCCGCGCCGAAGACAGGCCCGATCTTCCCGAGGAGGACCGCGGCGACGGCCCACTGGTCGCAGCAGCCCTCACCGATGTGCTCTCCGACGGACTGTCTATGGTCTATTCGTTCTTCGAACCGGAAATGAGCCACTTCTCCTTCGGCACATATCTCATCCTCGATCACATCGAACGCGCCCGGAAAATGGGCCTGCCCTATGTCTATCTCGGCTACTGGGTGCCGGGTTCAAAGAAGATGGAATACAAGACCCGCTTCCAGCCGCAGGAACGCCTCGGCCCGCAAGGATGGATGCCAACACAGCGCAGATGA